The following DNA comes from Roseibium sp. Sym1.
CGCGAAGCTTCTGCATCTGTTCGACTTGCTGGGCTGCAATCTCATGACCCACTTGCAGGGCCTGCTTTTGGCCTTCGGCGGACTGAGAATGCTGCCGGAGCTGGCGCATGGTGTCCTCTTCGGTCGCGAACTGGTCTGAGGTGTATCCGGCCGCTTTCAAGGTCGAGGAGATCGTGTCCCGATTGGTATCGGACCAGCCTTGGTACATGGCCGAAAACGACTGTCCGTCCGGCAGGCCGTTCTTCGCGAAGTCGGCGTAGCTCTGGAACCGCTGCTTCAGCGTGTCGTCGAGGTTGCCCATTGAGAACGCCATGGCCTGACCCTTCTGAACCAGGCTCTGCAGTTGACCGAGGTTCTGTTCAACCTCACCCCAAACCTGCATCGGCAGGGAGAGCGTGTTCTGCAGCATGTTCTCGTAGATGGAGATCTGGTTTTCGATCATCTGGATCTGGTTGCCGATTTGCTGCACCTGATTGGCAATCTGCTCGGCGTTCTGACCGCCGAGGGCAATAAGCTCGCTGTTGTTGAGGATCTGGGTGAACTCGGTCGCACCGGTGACCGCGCCACCAGCCTGGACCGGTCCTGCAATTCCGATCACACAAAGAACGCTGGCGAGCGATCTAGCCAAGAAGCTGTTCGGCATTGGCAATTCCTCTTTGCTTGAGCCATTCGGCGGGCCATTTGTCGCCGTGGTGGAGGTGAAGGTCTTCGATGCGCTTGAGATCGTCCTTCGCGGACGCGCCAACGAAGGACAGCGTGATCGGGCCGAGCGCCATGTCGAAGAGCCGGCGCCCATCCGGAGACGTGACGTAGTACTCGCGCTTCGGGATCGCCGAGGCGATGATTTCAATTTGTTGGTCGTTGAAGCCGAGCTTTTCGTAAAACGCGCGGGTCCCGGAAATCCTCGCCTCGCCATTGGGCAGGCAAACCTTTGTCGGGCAGCTTTCTTTCAGAACGTCGATGATGCCGGATCTGTCGGCATCCGAGATCGATTGCGTTGCCAGGACCACCGCGCAATTGGCCTTGCGCAGAACCTTCAGCCATTCCCGGATCTTGTCGCGGAACACCGGATGACCGAGCATCAGCCAGGCCTCGTCCAGGATAAGCAGGCTTGGTGTCCCAATCAGGCGCTTCTCAATACGGCGGAACAGATAGAGCAGGACCGGGATCAGGTTCCGGTCACCCATATTCATCAGCTCCTCAATCTCGAAGGTCTGGAACCTGGAGAGCGAGAGGCCGTCTTCTTCGGCGTCGAGGAGCGAGCCCATCGGGCCGTCCACCGTGTAATATTGCAGCGCGTCCTTGATCTCCCGGTTCTGGACGCCCGACACGAAATCGGTGAGCGACCGGCGCTGAGACTTCGACATCAGGTTAATCTGCGTGGTGATGGCGTTCCGGTGCTCCGGCAGGACCTTCACGCCCTGCATTTCGATCAGGGTTTCCAGCCACTCGGCAGCGAACGCCTTGTCGGTGTCGTCCTCGAGTGATGAGAGCGGTGCAAAGGAAAGGGTGTCCGACCTGCCGACGTCATAGTGATCCGCGCCGACGGCAAGCGTCAGCGGATACATCGACTTGCCCTTGTCGAAGACAAACACTTGGGCGTTCTCATAGCGCCGGAACTGAGCTGCGATCAGCGCCAGAAGCGTCGATTTACCCGAACCTGTCGGCCCGAAGATCAGCGTATGCCCCAGATCCCCGACATGGAGATTGAACCGGAACGGCGAGGAGCCGGACGCCACCTGCATGAGGGGCGGCGATCCAACTGGGTAAAAGGGGCATGGCGCTTCCGGCGATCCGGCCCAGACGGAATTGAGCGGAGCCAGATCCGCGAGATTGCGTGTGCTCACCAGCGGCTCGCGAACGTTGGCATAGGAAACGCCCGGCAGACTTCCCAGGAATGCCTCGGTGGTGTTCAGGGTTTCTATGCGGCCGCCAAAGCCTTCGTTCTGCACGAGCCGGCGCACCGCCTCGCACTTCTCCTGAAGCCGCGCCTGGTTCGTGTCGAAGAGCACAATGACAGGCGTGTAGTGGCCGAAGGCGACGAGTTGCGAGTTCGCCTCGGCAATCGCGTCCTCGGTT
Coding sequences within:
- a CDS encoding conjugal transfer protein TrbE, which produces MVALKKFRHVAPSFSDLLPYAALVDNGIVLLKDGGLMAGWYFAGPDSESSTASERNEVSRQINSVLARLGNGWMIQMEAVRIPSTGYPDRESSHFPDPVTALIDDERRQRFEAGEGHFESQHAIILTYRPPEKNKSKLVKYIYSDDASRNTSIASRTLEHFKTTIREFEQYMANVVSIRRMETHEVPEIEAGRAGERRGRYDDLLQFARFALIGENHPIRLPDIAMYLDYLVTAEFHHGLNPIIDGTYVGVVAIDGFPAESWPGILNALDLMPITYRWSSRFIFLDPIEARSVLEKTRKKWLQKVRPLMDQLFKTNSGSLDQDAMVMVGETEDAIAEANSQLVAFGHYTPVIVLFDTNQARLQEKCEAVRRLVQNEGFGGRIETLNTTEAFLGSLPGVSYANVREPLVSTRNLADLAPLNSVWAGSPEAPCPFYPVGSPPLMQVASGSSPFRFNLHVGDLGHTLIFGPTGSGKSTLLALIAAQFRRYENAQVFVFDKGKSMYPLTLAVGADHYDVGRSDTLSFAPLSSLEDDTDKAFAAEWLETLIEMQGVKVLPEHRNAITTQINLMSKSQRRSLTDFVSGVQNREIKDALQYYTVDGPMGSLLDAEEDGLSLSRFQTFEIEELMNMGDRNLIPVLLYLFRRIEKRLIGTPSLLILDEAWLMLGHPVFRDKIREWLKVLRKANCAVVLATQSISDADRSGIIDVLKESCPTKVCLPNGEARISGTRAFYEKLGFNDQQIEIIASAIPKREYYVTSPDGRRLFDMALGPITLSFVGASAKDDLKRIEDLHLHHGDKWPAEWLKQRGIANAEQLLG
- the trbJ gene encoding P-type conjugative transfer protein TrbJ; protein product: MPNSFLARSLASVLCVIGIAGPVQAGGAVTGATEFTQILNNSELIALGGQNAEQIANQVQQIGNQIQMIENQISIYENMLQNTLSLPMQVWGEVEQNLGQLQSLVQKGQAMAFSMGNLDDTLKQRFQSYADFAKNGLPDGQSFSAMYQGWSDTNRDTISSTLKAAGYTSDQFATEEDTMRQLRQHSQSAEGQKQALQVGHEIAAQQVEQMQKLRGLVSQQMTMMGTWYQSEQTKSDLAQTKREKFFNSTLPPMTGGQEMKVEF